A genomic window from Lotus japonicus ecotype B-129 chromosome 1, LjGifu_v1.2 includes:
- the LOC130724757 gene encoding beta-fructofuranosidase, insoluble isoenzyme CWINV3-like isoform X1, with protein sequence MEISATLPLLVLLTFLQNTGLVIKALPFSMISSTKYRLPDQQPYRTSYHFQPPQNWMNDPNGPMYYKGVYHLFYQYNPYAATFGDIMVWAHSVSYDLINWIHLNNAIEPSEPYDINSCWSGSATILPDEKPVILYTGIAENKYQVQNLAMPKNLSDPFLREWIKHSQNPVITPPSGAEVDNFRDPSTAWKGSDGKWRVVIGAQKGDEGKAIVYKSEDFFNWKLDADPFYASENTGVVECPDFFPVSINGTNGVDTSVENPSVRHVMKVGYLRRQHDYYFLGKYLSDKEIFVADNNFTGTILDLRYDYGKFYASKSFFDYPKKRRILWGWVNESDTEQDDIEKGWAGIQAIPRQVWLDNKSGKQLMQWPIEEVEKLRGKKISIHGEKLLSGSIIEVSGITASQADVEIVFEVPELENVESLDAKRVDPQLLCSEESASKSGKLGPFGLSALASEDQREQTAVFFRIYKSSNKYLGLMCSDQSRSSLRKDLDKTTYGSFFEFDPNLKRISLRSLIDHSIIESFGEGGRVCITSRVYPLLAIGKEAHLYVFNNGTQSVQISNLNAWCMKEAEVGYQKNVRYVECS encoded by the exons ATGGAAATATCTGCAACTTTACCATTACTGGTGTTATTAACTTTTCTGCAAAACACTGGATTGGTGATCAAAGCTTTGCCATTCAGCATGATCAGTTCTACCAAGTACAGGTTACCTGATCAACAGCCTTATCGAACTTCCTATCACTTTCAGCCCCCACAGAATTGGATGAACG ATCCCAATG GGCCAATGTATTATAAAGGTGTTTACCACCTTTTTTACCAATACAACCCTTATGCAGCTACCTTTGGTGACATCATGGTATGGGCTCACTCAGTGTCCTATGATCTCATCAACTGGATTCACCTGAACAATGCTATTGAGCCAAGTGAGCCATATGACATTAATAGCTGCTGGTCTGGCTCAGCCACAATCCTCCCAGATGAAAAGCCTGTGATCTTGTACACTGGAATTGCTGAGAACAAGTATCAAGTTCAGAATTTGGCTATGCCAAAGAATCTCTCAGACCCTTTCTTAAGGGAGTGGATCAAACACAGCCAAAATCCTGTAATAACTCCACCTAGTGGTGCTGAAGTGGACAATTTCAGAGACCCTTCAACTGCTTGGAAGGGAAGTGATGGGAAATGGAGAGTGGTCATAGGTGCTCAAAAGGGTGATGAAGGGAAAGCAATTGTGTACAAAAGTGAGGATTTTTTTAATTGGAAATTAGATGCTGATCCTTTTTATGCATCAGAGAATACTGGAGTGGTTGAATGTCCAGATTTCTTTCCAGTGTCAATTAATGGCACAAATGGGGTCGATACATCTGTCGAAAATCCGAGTGTTAGGCATGTCATGAAGGTAGGATATCTAAGAAGACAGCATGATTACTATTTTCTTGGTAAATATCTCTCTGATAAGGAAATTTTTGTTGCTGATAATAACTTCACCGGAACTATTTTGGACTTAAGATATGACTACGGTAAATTTTATGCTTCCAAGTCATTTTTCGACTATCCCAAGAAGAGGAGGATATTGTGGGGTTGGGTAAATGAATCAGACACTGAGCAAGATGATATTGAGAAAGGATGGGCTGGTATACAG GCCATTCCAAGACAAGTTTGGCTTGATAATAAAAGTGGGAAGCAATTGATGCAGTGGCCAATTGAAGAAGTAGAAAAACTAAGGGGCAAGAAAATAAGTATTCATGGAGAGAAACTCTTAAGTGGATCAATTATTGAAGTTTCAGGTATCACTGCTTCACAG GCTGACGTAGAGATAGTGTTTGAGGTACCTGAATTAGAAAATGTGGAGTCATTAGATGCCAAAAGGGTTGATCCTCAATTACTGTGTAGTGAAGAGAGTGCATCAAAAAGTGGCAAACTAGGGCCGTTTGGTTTATCTGCATTAGCTTCGGAAGACCAAAGAGAGCAAACTGCAGTCTTCTTTCGAATATATAAATCTTCCAACAAATATTTAGGCCTAATGTGCAGTGACCAGAGCAG GTCTTCACTGCGGAAGGACCTTGATAAAACGACATATGGAAGTTTCTTTGAATTTGATCCCAATCTCAAAAGAATCTCACTAAGAAGCTTG ATTGATCACTCTATTATTGAGAGTTTTGGGGAGGGAGGGAGAGTTTGTATCACCAGTAGAGTCTATCCATTGTTAGCTATTGGCAAAGAAGCTCATCTTTATGTATTTAACAATGGAACTCAGAGTGTCCAAATCTCAAATCTAAATGCTTGGTGCATGAAGGAAGCAGAGGTTG
- the LOC130724757 gene encoding beta-fructofuranosidase, insoluble isoenzyme CWINV3-like isoform X2 has product MYYKGVYHLFYQYNPYAATFGDIMVWAHSVSYDLINWIHLNNAIEPSEPYDINSCWSGSATILPDEKPVILYTGIAENKYQVQNLAMPKNLSDPFLREWIKHSQNPVITPPSGAEVDNFRDPSTAWKGSDGKWRVVIGAQKGDEGKAIVYKSEDFFNWKLDADPFYASENTGVVECPDFFPVSINGTNGVDTSVENPSVRHVMKVGYLRRQHDYYFLGKYLSDKEIFVADNNFTGTILDLRYDYGKFYASKSFFDYPKKRRILWGWVNESDTEQDDIEKGWAGIQAIPRQVWLDNKSGKQLMQWPIEEVEKLRGKKISIHGEKLLSGSIIEVSGITASQADVEIVFEVPELENVESLDAKRVDPQLLCSEESASKSGKLGPFGLSALASEDQREQTAVFFRIYKSSNKYLGLMCSDQSRSSLRKDLDKTTYGSFFEFDPNLKRISLRSLIDHSIIESFGEGGRVCITSRVYPLLAIGKEAHLYVFNNGTQSVQISNLNAWCMKEAEVGYQKNVRYVECS; this is encoded by the exons ATGTATTATAAAGGTGTTTACCACCTTTTTTACCAATACAACCCTTATGCAGCTACCTTTGGTGACATCATGGTATGGGCTCACTCAGTGTCCTATGATCTCATCAACTGGATTCACCTGAACAATGCTATTGAGCCAAGTGAGCCATATGACATTAATAGCTGCTGGTCTGGCTCAGCCACAATCCTCCCAGATGAAAAGCCTGTGATCTTGTACACTGGAATTGCTGAGAACAAGTATCAAGTTCAGAATTTGGCTATGCCAAAGAATCTCTCAGACCCTTTCTTAAGGGAGTGGATCAAACACAGCCAAAATCCTGTAATAACTCCACCTAGTGGTGCTGAAGTGGACAATTTCAGAGACCCTTCAACTGCTTGGAAGGGAAGTGATGGGAAATGGAGAGTGGTCATAGGTGCTCAAAAGGGTGATGAAGGGAAAGCAATTGTGTACAAAAGTGAGGATTTTTTTAATTGGAAATTAGATGCTGATCCTTTTTATGCATCAGAGAATACTGGAGTGGTTGAATGTCCAGATTTCTTTCCAGTGTCAATTAATGGCACAAATGGGGTCGATACATCTGTCGAAAATCCGAGTGTTAGGCATGTCATGAAGGTAGGATATCTAAGAAGACAGCATGATTACTATTTTCTTGGTAAATATCTCTCTGATAAGGAAATTTTTGTTGCTGATAATAACTTCACCGGAACTATTTTGGACTTAAGATATGACTACGGTAAATTTTATGCTTCCAAGTCATTTTTCGACTATCCCAAGAAGAGGAGGATATTGTGGGGTTGGGTAAATGAATCAGACACTGAGCAAGATGATATTGAGAAAGGATGGGCTGGTATACAG GCCATTCCAAGACAAGTTTGGCTTGATAATAAAAGTGGGAAGCAATTGATGCAGTGGCCAATTGAAGAAGTAGAAAAACTAAGGGGCAAGAAAATAAGTATTCATGGAGAGAAACTCTTAAGTGGATCAATTATTGAAGTTTCAGGTATCACTGCTTCACAG GCTGACGTAGAGATAGTGTTTGAGGTACCTGAATTAGAAAATGTGGAGTCATTAGATGCCAAAAGGGTTGATCCTCAATTACTGTGTAGTGAAGAGAGTGCATCAAAAAGTGGCAAACTAGGGCCGTTTGGTTTATCTGCATTAGCTTCGGAAGACCAAAGAGAGCAAACTGCAGTCTTCTTTCGAATATATAAATCTTCCAACAAATATTTAGGCCTAATGTGCAGTGACCAGAGCAG GTCTTCACTGCGGAAGGACCTTGATAAAACGACATATGGAAGTTTCTTTGAATTTGATCCCAATCTCAAAAGAATCTCACTAAGAAGCTTG ATTGATCACTCTATTATTGAGAGTTTTGGGGAGGGAGGGAGAGTTTGTATCACCAGTAGAGTCTATCCATTGTTAGCTATTGGCAAAGAAGCTCATCTTTATGTATTTAACAATGGAACTCAGAGTGTCCAAATCTCAAATCTAAATGCTTGGTGCATGAAGGAAGCAGAGGTTG